The Mycoplasmopsis gallinacea genome includes a window with the following:
- a CDS encoding glycoside hydrolase family 1 protein: MSKFPKNFLWGGATAANQLEGFYNQGGKGLSVTDALTGGDVDRPRRVTYIRDENAFYPNADAVKHYQFYKEDIALFAKMGFKCYRFSIAWSRIFPNGDDKVPNEEGLKFYDSLLDELIKYNIEPIVTISHYELPLNLALKYDGFKSRETIKFFENYVRVIFERYKDKVKYWITFNEINMPLLHPLGAFLSLGIIDKNANGISMNEWNVDLETKLQALHHQFVASAIATKIAHEEYPNFKIGCMLLMSTKYPYNCNPANVLAAQEKMNHRIYYAADVLVRGEYPYFAKKYWKDNGISLDITEQDLELLKHGTVDYFTFSYYSTSVEDVAGSAEKSKGGNFEFGLKNPYLKSSDWGWQIDPDGLRYTLNELYTRYQIPLFVSENGLGAIDVKNEDNTIEDDYRIAYLAEHVKAMEAAINDGVDLFGYTMWGCIDLVSATTGQFAKRYGFIYVDRHDDGTGDFARYPKKSFYWYKDLIENS, translated from the coding sequence ATGAGTAAATTTCCAAAGAATTTCCTTTGAGGTGGAGCTACTGCTGCTAATCAACTTGAAGGTTTTTATAACCAAGGAGGAAAAGGTTTATCAGTAACAGATGCTCTTACTGGTGGTGATGTGGATAGACCAAGAAGAGTAACTTATATCCGCGATGAAAATGCTTTTTATCCAAATGCAGATGCAGTTAAGCATTATCAGTTTTATAAAGAAGATATTGCGCTTTTTGCAAAAATGGGTTTTAAATGTTATCGTTTCTCAATTGCATGAAGTAGAATCTTCCCAAATGGTGATGATAAAGTGCCAAACGAAGAAGGTTTAAAGTTCTACGATTCTTTACTTGATGAGTTAATTAAGTACAATATTGAACCTATTGTAACTATTTCACACTATGAACTTCCACTTAATTTAGCGCTTAAATATGATGGATTCAAAAGCAGAGAAACAATTAAGTTTTTTGAAAACTATGTGAGAGTAATCTTTGAAAGATACAAAGATAAAGTTAAATATTGAATTACATTTAACGAAATTAATATGCCACTTCTTCACCCACTTGGAGCATTTTTATCACTAGGAATCATTGATAAAAATGCTAACGGAATTTCAATGAATGAGTGAAATGTGGATCTGGAAACTAAATTACAAGCACTTCACCATCAATTTGTTGCTAGTGCCATTGCTACAAAAATTGCTCATGAGGAATATCCAAATTTTAAAATTGGTTGCATGCTTTTAATGTCTACTAAATACCCTTATAATTGCAACCCAGCAAATGTGCTTGCTGCTCAAGAAAAAATGAATCATCGAATTTATTATGCAGCTGATGTGCTTGTAAGAGGTGAATATCCATATTTTGCTAAAAAATACTGAAAAGATAATGGAATTAGCCTTGATATTACTGAGCAAGACCTTGAGCTTTTAAAACACGGAACAGTTGATTATTTCACTTTTAGTTACTATTCAACTAGTGTGGAAGATGTAGCTGGAAGTGCTGAAAAATCTAAAGGTGGAAACTTTGAATTTGGACTTAAAAACCCTTATTTAAAATCAAGTGATTGAGGTTGACAAATTGATCCAGATGGACTTAGATACACATTAAATGAGCTTTATACTAGATACCAAATTCCGCTTTTTGTCTCAGAAAATGGACTTGGAGCTATTGATGTTAAAAACGAAGATAACACAATTGAAGACGATTACCGGATTGCTTACCTTGCAGAGCATGTTAAAGCGATGGAAGCAGCAATTAATGATGGAGTTGATCTTTTTGGGTACACAATGTGAGGGTGCATTGACTTAGTTTCAGCTACAACTGGTCAATTTGCAAAAAGATATGGGTTTATCTATGTCGATCGTCATGATGATGGAACTGGTGATTTTGCGCGTTACCCTAAAAAGTCATTCTATTGATACAAAGATTTAATTGAAAATAGTTAA
- a CDS encoding lipase family protein, with protein sequence MVKKIKKGFFALALALPLFALISAAKTINFPSTNTQKLTSETAQKIANGTIKLEGGFYDSLLLNQPILDPEADDDGDGIKNKDEIFTYFRDGTEYYGLNSHPRMQDTDGDGIIDSQDQNKLEWDLSPRDMLFFQELAYRETKTIFSMFNDDNFLDFKNDVQATLNLAEPGKYSNEKYMLNSYVNMQYELARFWKPVYIYDGPNGYNAIWFTNQSDFPWLKNQTLNVLAIRGTKGGGDLGADGKIFFGTRPAQLYENVNQASWYWQSWNLRNPKNVKNFKPENFNTKQLDWLNTQNVVKFAVTGHSLGGYLANGLAGYLKINKKDGAKSTNFLGSWTFNAPKNKDSEFEKAINEWIDAKMSHNYRTEGDSMGTWVGWFKNVEVVGPGGHSNAEFFKKDIVAKKFTNGIRKAAEVVENPQPQLLNLASTNKILNVRYIKRFSGNVVAEFANVFTNQKRFADKIKKGLPAGYSFVYPDRINNLSLDSHDVEINLDYHNLIYNFKLNGKIINTQQFGINVENVEAPVPTIPTNSNIRKKYVLKNLESIPVVTDFTKSATFNIDLEEVDNKADTTINFIDSATGQKLETTITKNTYLDENITFDSQWLNGDYKLTNPNTTITVGQVNNIEVTPINFIQNFNYFLNGKVVDRKTHASLKSQALTTPELPKNPNLHKGYRITSNTITNQTEEAQSWDVVLEEFELPKVNTTFNFTYNSEIISTQVINDWSDVLITKDRLVIPTHYLANSLEANYEANNTYTIELSKEQYTLTYKFMFGDSLVKSVDIVVPYNEEYTLPSVPTSNSNDFEYSLVNALEKVRNVDRSQTITVQLQKDTVTTVINFVYKNETIETAQIVKAPSYTVTMSDVHLPQGYMLENPGQTNITTGSENNIEVNLINRTSTFTLKEGDEVISTTKVTKRFDRKISASEIDIPNGFVLENTNQDFTPGENYDLSLIRNKYTLTYNFIYQNQVIKTETITVPYHKDYVVPTIPNSNSDDFVFEAQNSSNLEKIALVERDETINVDLVKKQTNTVIKYYDTNHLLIKTQTITKSPLYVVTQNDLVLPKNYILNSQVNITTGQVNEITLNKEKLRSLIKYFYKGFELANQLVVKDFDAFIHESDLILPTGYVLANKNHLSLKNGVEHTIELERQSFTVTYSFYDQEEKVGIETINVLYDESYALPPIPTSKNPDYDYVLHSDYKAVKHVTENLHFDVQLVRAVINTTVNYYFNNTLISTQTFTKAPSHEITISDLTVPSGYALVNKKAVIQKGDVNDLQLTDNVIQTKFIFINNNQEIDSITISQSDNSVIELGEITLPKGYRVSSSASKREFTPGSTYKVEVEKKTFEVVYKFVFENNVVAKEIVSVPYLESVPSVEIPDSGTNSFKYKLQGSWPSVNSVEDDQEVVINLVKDQVTTKINYFYEGQKISSQNFISYSGYPINKNDLLIPIYFELENENVMLQTGTENNLVLVPQKIKTTFVFRDKNQDVATQVVLIPFNGEISIQDINIPNGYVLNQETPTTFAPSEEYVLEVSKKQFTLKYRFIFNNKIIQENDVQVLYHESYQVPTFKETGNLVAPKNITVIENVENDQVIDVVLQDKNELDNKGYSMARWKVFLITISALIAPIGAIFLALKFIFKIW encoded by the coding sequence ATGGTCAAAAAAATTAAAAAAGGATTTTTTGCTTTAGCATTAGCCTTGCCACTTTTTGCATTAATTTCAGCAGCTAAAACAATTAATTTTCCTAGCACAAATACACAAAAGTTAACTTCAGAGACAGCTCAGAAAATTGCAAACGGAACTATTAAATTGGAAGGTGGATTTTATGATTCACTTCTTTTAAATCAACCAATTTTAGATCCAGAAGCAGATGATGATGGAGACGGTATTAAAAACAAAGATGAAATCTTTACATATTTTAGAGATGGAACTGAGTATTACGGCTTAAATTCGCACCCCCGTATGCAAGATACAGACGGAGATGGAATTATCGATTCTCAAGACCAAAATAAACTTGAATGAGATCTTTCTCCTCGTGATATGCTCTTTTTCCAAGAATTAGCTTACCGTGAAACAAAAACCATCTTTAGTATGTTTAATGATGATAATTTTCTTGATTTTAAAAATGATGTTCAAGCTACTTTAAATTTAGCAGAGCCTGGCAAGTATTCTAATGAAAAATATATGCTAAATTCATATGTAAATATGCAATATGAGCTTGCTCGTTTTTGAAAACCTGTTTATATTTATGATGGGCCAAACGGGTATAATGCAATTTGATTTACAAACCAAAGTGATTTCCCTTGATTAAAAAACCAAACCTTAAATGTTCTTGCTATTAGAGGTACAAAAGGTGGAGGTGATTTAGGTGCTGATGGAAAAATTTTCTTCGGTACGCGCCCTGCACAATTATATGAAAATGTAAATCAAGCTTCTTGATATTGACAATCATGAAATTTAAGAAACCCTAAAAATGTTAAGAATTTTAAACCTGAAAACTTTAATACAAAACAACTTGATTGATTAAATACACAAAATGTTGTGAAATTCGCTGTAACCGGGCACTCTCTTGGGGGATATTTAGCTAACGGTTTAGCTGGATATTTAAAAATAAACAAAAAAGATGGTGCTAAAAGTACAAACTTTTTAGGATCATGAACTTTTAATGCTCCAAAAAACAAAGATTCAGAATTTGAAAAAGCGATAAATGAGTGAATTGATGCAAAAATGTCCCACAATTATCGAACTGAAGGTGACTCAATGGGTACTTGAGTTGGATGATTCAAAAATGTGGAAGTTGTAGGACCTGGTGGACACAGCAATGCTGAGTTTTTCAAAAAAGACATAGTTGCTAAGAAATTTACAAATGGAATTAGAAAAGCTGCTGAAGTTGTAGAAAATCCGCAACCACAACTTTTAAACCTTGCTTCTACTAACAAAATTCTAAATGTTAGATACATCAAAAGATTTAGTGGCAATGTTGTTGCTGAATTTGCGAATGTATTTACTAACCAAAAAAGGTTTGCAGATAAAATAAAAAAAGGTTTACCAGCTGGATATAGCTTTGTTTATCCAGATCGAATAAACAATCTTAGCTTAGATTCTCATGATGTTGAAATTAATTTAGATTATCACAATCTTATTTACAATTTCAAGTTAAATGGAAAGATTATTAACACCCAACAATTTGGAATAAATGTTGAAAATGTAGAAGCTCCTGTACCTACAATCCCTACAAATAGCAATATTCGGAAAAAATATGTTCTTAAAAACCTTGAATCAATTCCAGTAGTAACTGATTTTACAAAATCAGCAACTTTTAACATTGACTTAGAAGAAGTAGATAACAAAGCAGATACAACAATAAACTTTATTGATAGTGCAACGGGGCAAAAACTTGAAACTACCATCACAAAAAATACTTATTTAGATGAAAACATTACTTTTGATTCTCAGTGATTAAATGGTGATTATAAATTAACAAATCCAAACACTACAATTACTGTAGGACAAGTAAATAATATTGAAGTAACTCCTATAAATTTCATTCAAAACTTTAACTACTTTTTAAATGGAAAAGTTGTTGATAGAAAAACACATGCTTCTTTAAAATCGCAAGCATTAACTACTCCAGAATTACCAAAAAATCCTAATTTACATAAAGGATATCGAATTACTTCAAACACAATTACAAACCAAACAGAAGAAGCACAAAGTTGAGATGTTGTTCTTGAAGAATTTGAACTTCCAAAAGTTAATACAACATTTAACTTTACATACAATTCTGAAATTATTTCAACCCAAGTTATTAATGATTGAAGTGATGTTTTAATTACAAAAGATAGATTAGTTATTCCAACTCACTACCTTGCTAACTCTTTAGAAGCTAATTATGAAGCAAATAACACCTACACTATTGAACTTTCAAAAGAACAATACACATTAACATATAAATTTATGTTTGGTGATTCTTTAGTTAAAAGTGTAGATATTGTAGTCCCTTATAACGAAGAATACACTCTTCCTTCAGTTCCTACTTCTAATTCTAATGACTTTGAATATAGCCTTGTAAACGCGTTAGAAAAAGTGCGAAATGTGGATCGAAGCCAAACAATAACTGTACAATTACAAAAAGATACAGTAACTACCGTAATTAATTTTGTTTACAAAAATGAAACAATCGAAACAGCACAAATTGTAAAAGCTCCTAGCTACACAGTTACAATGAGCGATGTACATTTACCACAAGGGTATATGCTTGAAAATCCAGGTCAAACAAATATTACAACTGGAAGTGAAAATAATATTGAAGTTAACTTAATCAATAGAACAAGCACATTCACATTAAAAGAAGGTGATGAAGTTATTTCTACTACTAAGGTAACAAAGCGTTTTGATCGAAAAATTTCTGCTAGTGAAATTGATATTCCAAATGGATTTGTCTTAGAAAATACAAACCAAGATTTTACCCCTGGTGAAAATTACGATCTAAGCTTAATTAGAAATAAATATACTTTAACATACAATTTCATTTATCAAAATCAAGTTATTAAAACAGAAACAATAACTGTGCCTTATCATAAAGATTATGTTGTGCCTACTATTCCTAATTCAAATAGTGATGATTTTGTCTTTGAAGCCCAAAATTCAAGCAATTTAGAAAAAATTGCACTTGTTGAAAGAGATGAAACAATCAATGTTGATCTTGTTAAAAAACAAACAAATACAGTAATTAAATACTATGATACAAACCATCTTTTAATCAAAACTCAAACTATTACAAAATCTCCACTTTATGTAGTAACTCAAAATGATTTAGTTCTACCTAAAAATTACATTTTGAATTCTCAGGTTAATATCACAACTGGTCAAGTAAATGAAATTACCTTAAATAAAGAAAAACTTAGAAGTTTAATTAAGTACTTCTATAAAGGTTTTGAGCTTGCTAACCAATTAGTTGTTAAAGATTTTGATGCCTTTATTCATGAATCTGATTTAATCTTGCCAACTGGTTATGTTTTAGCAAACAAAAACCATTTATCCCTTAAAAATGGGGTTGAACATACAATTGAACTTGAAAGACAATCATTTACAGTTACTTATTCATTCTACGATCAAGAAGAAAAAGTTGGAATCGAAACTATTAATGTACTTTATGATGAAAGCTATGCTTTACCACCAATTCCGACTTCAAAAAACCCAGATTATGACTATGTACTTCATAGTGATTATAAAGCTGTTAAACATGTCACTGAAAATCTACACTTTGATGTTCAATTAGTAAGAGCGGTAATTAACACAACTGTAAATTATTACTTTAATAACACCTTAATTAGCACTCAAACATTCACAAAAGCTCCTTCACATGAAATTACTATCTCTGATTTAACTGTTCCTAGTGGATACGCTCTTGTAAATAAAAAAGCTGTTATTCAAAAAGGTGATGTCAATGATTTACAATTAACCGATAATGTTATTCAAACCAAGTTCATTTTTATAAATAACAATCAAGAAATTGATTCAATTACAATTTCGCAATCTGATAATTCAGTAATTGAATTAGGTGAAATTACTTTACCAAAAGGTTATAGAGTATCTAGCAGCGCTTCTAAACGCGAATTTACTCCAGGAAGCACTTACAAAGTTGAAGTTGAGAAAAAGACTTTCGAAGTAGTGTATAAATTCGTTTTTGAAAACAATGTTGTTGCTAAAGAAATTGTTTCTGTTCCTTACTTAGAGTCAGTTCCAAGTGTTGAAATTCCTGATTCAGGAACTAACTCTTTTAAATATAAACTTCAAGGTAGCTGACCAAGTGTTAACAGCGTAGAAGATGATCAAGAAGTTGTAATTAATTTAGTTAAAGATCAAGTAACTACAAAAATTAATTACTTCTATGAAGGTCAAAAAATTAGTAGCCAAAACTTTATTTCATATTCAGGATATCCAATTAATAAAAATGACTTATTAATTCCAATTTATTTTGAGCTTGAAAATGAAAATGTAATGCTTCAAACAGGAACTGAAAATAATTTAGTTTTAGTTCCTCAAAAAATTAAAACAACCTTTGTTTTTAGAGATAAAAATCAAGATGTTGCTACTCAAGTAGTTCTTATTCCTTTTAACGGAGAAATCTCAATTCAAGACATTAACATTCCTAATGGATATGTTCTTAATCAAGAAACTCCTACTACTTTTGCTCCTAGCGAAGAATATGTATTAGAAGTTTCTAAAAAACAATTTACCCTAAAATATCGCTTTATTTTCAATAATAAAATTATCCAAGAAAATGATGTTCAGGTTCTTTATCATGAAAGCTACCAAGTTCCTACTTTTAAAGAAACTGGAAACCTTGTAGCTCCAAAAAACATCACAGTTATTGAAAATGTTGAAAATGACCAAGTGATTGATGTTGTTTTACAAGACAAAAATGAGCTTGATAATAAAGGTTATTCAATGGCTAGATGAAAAGTGTTTTTAATCACTATTTCAGCCCTTATAGCCCCAATTGGAGCGATCTTCTTAGCTCTTAAATTCATTTTCAAAATATGATAA
- a CDS encoding dUTP diphosphatase — protein MNLSKIFEMQKDLDKEFSIKTKQMHPNLTEQDIHIQRTLALIVEAGEFINEVQSFKYWKVNKNVNRELVLEEFADLVHFFVNFANTYNIEPIIEPLVLSDDINVQFQKLFLSISKIMYNKNTLLVKRRIKRSFRIALGAFVKLGFTYDDLFEFYKFKNEKNYQRIKNNY, from the coding sequence ATGAATTTAAGTAAAATTTTTGAAATGCAAAAAGATTTAGATAAAGAATTTAGCATTAAAACAAAACAAATGCATCCTAATTTAACCGAGCAAGATATTCATATTCAAAGAACTCTAGCTTTAATTGTAGAAGCTGGTGAATTTATTAATGAAGTGCAGTCTTTTAAGTATTGAAAAGTCAACAAAAACGTTAATCGTGAATTAGTGCTTGAAGAATTTGCTGATTTAGTGCATTTCTTTGTCAATTTTGCTAACACATACAACATTGAACCTATTATCGAACCGCTTGTTTTAAGCGATGATATCAATGTGCAGTTCCAGAAACTTTTTCTATCCATATCTAAAATAATGTATAATAAAAACACCCTATTAGTGAAAAGAAGAATCAAAAGATCATTCAGAATTGCTTTGGGTGCATTTGTAAAACTTGGATTTACTTATGATGATCTTTTTGAATTTTATAAATTCAAAAACGAGAAAAATTATCAAAGAATCAAAAATAATTATTAA
- a CDS encoding M42 family metallopeptidase yields MDKKYSKLAERLNVYMNIEAISRFEEPIVNELKKSIKSGFEISRDALGSVIFFKKSKRENAPKVMLAAHMDEVGYMVRSIQKNGNIMVTTVGGVWPNVVIGTKATVVTQSEGKRFVGVFGHTSIHILEREKFTKAIEAKELFVDLGFTSDEEVTKAGIAIGDPIYIAGETIEFANNIIGGKSMDNRAGVTALEAIANNIADLELDCDVYLVGTVQEEVGTRGAKTSVSIINPDVAFAVDTGAAHDTTGCIPGTPVLGKGVSILVKDGGTLPDPKLINYVMNVAKAKDIPAYKYVAEGGGTDAAELQYGCGGAAVMTISIPQRYLHSPIGLASLVDIQATVDLMTEFIKSYSPEEHDKLSYK; encoded by the coding sequence ATGGATAAAAAATACTCAAAATTAGCAGAAAGACTTAATGTTTACATGAACATTGAAGCTATTTCTCGTTTTGAAGAACCAATTGTGAATGAGCTTAAAAAATCAATCAAAAGTGGTTTTGAAATTTCAAGAGATGCTCTTGGCTCAGTTATTTTCTTCAAAAAATCAAAAAGAGAAAATGCTCCAAAAGTTATGTTAGCAGCTCACATGGATGAAGTTGGATACATGGTTAGAAGCATCCAAAAAAATGGGAACATTATGGTAACTACAGTTGGTGGAGTATGACCAAATGTTGTAATTGGTACTAAAGCAACTGTGGTAACTCAATCTGAAGGAAAAAGATTTGTTGGAGTTTTTGGACACACTTCAATTCACATTTTAGAAAGAGAAAAATTCACTAAAGCAATTGAAGCTAAAGAACTTTTTGTTGACTTAGGATTTACAAGTGATGAAGAAGTTACAAAAGCTGGAATTGCAATTGGAGATCCAATTTACATTGCTGGTGAAACAATTGAATTTGCAAATAACATCATTGGTGGTAAATCGATGGATAACCGTGCTGGAGTTACAGCGCTTGAAGCTATTGCAAATAACATTGCTGATTTAGAACTTGATTGTGATGTTTATTTAGTTGGAACAGTTCAAGAAGAAGTTGGGACTAGAGGTGCTAAAACATCTGTAAGCATCATTAATCCTGATGTTGCTTTTGCAGTTGATACAGGAGCTGCTCATGATACAACAGGATGTATTCCTGGAACACCAGTGCTTGGAAAAGGTGTAAGCATCCTTGTTAAAGATGGTGGAACATTACCTGATCCGAAATTAATTAATTATGTAATGAATGTAGCTAAAGCTAAAGACATTCCTGCTTACAAATATGTAGCTGAAGGTGGTGGTACAGATGCTGCTGAACTTCAATACGGATGCGGTGGAGCAGCCGTTATGACTATCTCAATTCCACAAAGATATCTTCACAGTCCAATCGGACTTGCATCACTTGTAGATATTCAAGCTACAGTTGATTTAATGACAGAATTTATTAAATCATATAGTCCAGAAGAGCACGATAAATTAAGTTATAAATAA